Proteins encoded together in one Temnothorax longispinosus isolate EJ_2023e chromosome 5, Tlon_JGU_v1, whole genome shotgun sequence window:
- the LOC139813770 gene encoding uncharacterized protein produces MYAAAGGASIANRRKQKRLQLNKQAPVNVVPPRLKTGLPLGARHQHQHQHQHQHQHQHQHQHQHQHQHQHHHQYHQHHHHHPTKLAARPHQQVASAPQVPRGQHHQAPTSTSSSSAAFHPVIDDRRRHHADHHRSQQVAPVSPIQFPISPPPLSLESSASATTTFPANKSNFPFPPPSILDLRVSPPTSELQCGVQGPGGKAAWQGCNRPSPLPLSPTSPGYHADGYSKSQTKQCEAHRRWMKRNRIRDASYCYGSSGEDDEEDDSNAIRLQRGEVSAAVNTVLYVGLGTTALGLVISFVGTGEKGFLSPQLRLVGPSLLCAGLLCCLFRVLLCLCLCHCGQCGRWRFCHVDSHKEKARKADARPGPGTLSTASLLPPSTQQERGERPVAPTSRSVSPATKGHELLLSPAQLPE; encoded by the exons ATGTACGCCGCGGCGGGTGGTGCGAGCATCGCCAATCGGAGGAAGCAGAAGCGGCTGCAGCTCAACAAGCAGGCGCCGGTCAACGTCGTTCCGCCAAGACTGAAGACCGGCTTACCGCTCGGCGCGCGTCACCAGCATCAGCATCAGCATCAGCACCAGCACCAGCATCAACACCAGCATCAGCATCAGCACCAACACCAGCATCAGCATCACCATCAGTATCATCagcaccaccaccaccacccgACCAAGCTCGCTGCCCGTCCGCACCAACAAGTCGCATCAGCACCGCAAGTCCCGCGAGGGCAACACCATCAGGCGccgacgtcgacgtcgtcgtcgtccgccGCGTTCCATCCGGTTATCGACGACCGGCGCCGCCATCACGCCGACCATCACAGGTCTCAGCAGGTCGCCCCGGTCTCGCCGATCCAGTTCCCGATCTCGCCGCCCCCGCTCTCCCTCGAATCCTCGGCGTCCGCCACCACCACCTTCCCGGCCAACAAGAGCAATTTTCCCTTCCCGCCGCCCTCGATCCTCGATCTCCGAGTCTCGCCTCCTACTTCGGAGCTACAG TGCGGCGTTCAGGGACCTGGCGGCAAGGCAGCGTGGCAAGGATGCAACAGACCTTCGCCCCTTCCCTTATCTCCTACATCGCCCGGGTATCACGCGGATGGCTACAGCAAAAGCCAAACGAAGCAGTGCGAAGCACATCGGCGATGGATGAAAAGAAACAGG ATAAGAGACGCCAGTTACTGCTACGGAAGCAGCGGCGAGGACGACGAGGAAGATGACAGTAACGCCATTCGCCTGCAGCGGGGCGAGGTCAGCGCGGCGGTCAACACCGTGCTCTACGTGGGTTTGGGGACCACCGCGCTCGGTTTAGTTATCTCGTTCGTCGGCACCGGGGAAAAGGGATTCCTGAGCCCGCAGCTGAGGCTGGTCGGCCCGTCGTTACTGTGCGCCGGTCTGCTGTGCTGCCTTTTCCGCGTGTTGCTGTGCCTCTGCCTGTGTCACTGCGGTCAGTGCGGTCGCTGGCGATTCTGTCACGTCGACTCGCACAAGGAGAAGGCGAGGAAAGCGGACGCGCGACCGGGACCGGGAACGTTATCGACCGCCTCGCTGTTGCCGCCGTCGACGCAACAGGAACGAGGAGAACGGCCGGTCGCGCCGACGAGCCGCTCCGTGTCGCCGGCGACCAAGGGACACGAGCTTCTGCTCTCACCTGCCCAATTACCGGAGTGA
- the Nulp1 gene encoding ribosome quality control complex subunit TCF25 isoform X1, with translation MSTRYMKKVYGSDGWTTLEKDNDDASDAEVPVTSNAKSKSFNVFDVLNQNSDRDEDTDDRQENEDEDLVVNNADYNDTKRRKRKKKHKKLENERVKSHQQEHDAECNENIDEIERSVREVNKLLGEPLPGCSNEVLEAQWVNGVSKENILTVQRKHLNPYNELKRIFGSKTIEATQSRRSNNKGRGNLKKTWLICPQDNTWVPTRKSGLSMSLDNSMQTTENVQYFVYEHSASYKEIQHKFLQAVESLNPENIINIVNAHSYHIDSLLQVSEMCKINDDLAYAAEFIKRALYCLECAFHPFFNITTAQCRLDYRKQQNRALFITLFKHLGFVGGRACYRTSLEFCKLLLSLDPEGDPLAVVLSIDFYALKAKEYEWFIKFCNLWEDSRNLTQLPNIAYSLALAHFRLGNKTDADTLLQNALIMFPRVLMLLLEKCSIQTDSKVMCHEFFNSKAQASTSPALEKLQKLYVVRSFHLWKEADILPWLEENVHAVLGRIESKDDYIKYCQVKRSKRYRGKLPRNILRHIILSDLQEVVVNGQEIQGEDPMLSHDPLPPLDSIDIYKRPTPNDRPAESSSNFFSLFFSSLFTDINGATAALNDLNLFEENDDHA, from the exons atGTCTACgcgatatatgaaaaaagtttACGGCAGCGACGGCTGGACGACTCTCGAGAAGGATAACGACGATGCGAGTGACGCGGAAGTCCCGGTGACCAGCAACGCCAAATCCAAGTCTTTCAATGTATTCGACGTG TTGAATCAGAACTCCGATAGGGATGAGGATACCGATGACAGGCAGGAGAACGAGGACGAGGACCTGGTTGTAAACAACGCAGATTATAACGATACGAAGCgtagaaagaggaagaaaaagcaTAAGAAGTTGGAGAACGAGAGAGTCAAGAGCCACCAGCAAGAGCACGACGCGGAGTGTAATGAAAACATAGACGAGATTGAACGAAGCGTAAGGGAGGTGAACAAATTGCTCGGCGAGCCGCTGCCGGGTTGCAGTAATGAAGTTTTGGAAGCGCAATGGGTCAATGGAGTATCCAAGGAAAACATATTGACCGTACAACGCAAACACTTGAATCCATATAACGAATTGAAGAGGATCTTTGGTAGTAAAACTATAGAGGCTACACAAAG CAGGAGAAGCAACAATAAAGGCCGTGGAAATTTAAAGAAGACATGGTTGATTTGCCCGCAAGATAATACCTGGGTACCGACTAGAAAATCTGGATTATCCATGTCTTTAGATAACTCTATGCAGACTACGGAGAATGTACAGTACTTTGTATATGAACATAGCGCCTCGTACAAAGAGATACAGCATAAATTCTTGCAAGCTGTTGAAAGTCTGAATCCAGAGAACATAATT AATATAGTAAATGCCCATTCTTACCATATAGACTCCCTCCTGCAGGTATCtgaaatgtgtaaaataaacgACGACTTAGCCTATGCAGCAGAATTTATCAAACGGGCTCTGTACTGCTTAGAATGTGCGTTTCATCCATTCTTCAATATAACAACCGCGCAGTGTAGGTTGGACTACAGAAAGCAACAGAATCGTGCACTTTTTATAACGCTTTTTAAACATCTTGGGTTTGTCGGTGGACGTGCTTGTTATAG aacAAGCTtggaattttgtaaattacttCTGTCATTGGATCCTGAGGGTGATCCACTAGCAGTGGTCCTGTCCATTGACTTCTACGCCTTAAAAGCCAAAGAATATGAATGGTTCATAAAGTTTTGTAATCTGTGGGAAGACTCCAGAAATTTAACTCAACTACCGAACATAGCATATAGCCTGGCCTTGGCTCACTTTCGTCTAGGAAATAAAACTGATGCCGATACGCTTCTGCAAAACGCTCTTATCATGTTTCCGCGTGTATTGATGCTCTTATTGGAGAAATGTAGCATACAAACAGATTCTAAG GTAATGTGCCACGAATTCTTCAACTCTAAAGCACAAGCTAGCACATCACCGGCTCTAGAGAAGCTGCAAAAATTGTATGTGGTGCGTAGCTTCCATCTCTGGAAGGAAGCAGACATTTTACCGTGGTTGGAGGAAAATGTGCACGCTGTGTTAGGTCGAATTGAGTCTAAAGATGATTATATCAAGTACTGTCAAGTAAAGCGTAGCAAGCGCTATCGGGGAAAGCTGCCAAGGAACATTTTGAGACACATTATATTATCAGACTTGCAAGAAGTTGTAGTTAACGGTCAGGAG ATTCAGGGCGAGGACCCAATGCTGTCACACGATCCATTGCCGCCATTAGACAGcatcgatatttataaaagaccTACGCCAAACGATAGACCAGCCGAAAGCAgttcaaatttcttttctctctttttctcttcactTTTCACGGACATCAATGGCGCAACTGCTGCTTTAAATGATTTGAATCTATT cGAGGAGAACGATGACCACGCATAA
- the LOC139813771 gene encoding uncharacterized protein yields MRAGHDNRNLTSQTHEGVTRDPVSRETRPSMTVKLKLKDVKDKLKEDTLDLSLCDLEEVPVREIASLRKATNVNLSTNLLVSLPATFVTLKQIVKLDLSRNMLVELPENFGEMTQLKHLDLYANKISRLPLSLSELKNLRWLDLKENPLTEAVASVAGPCSNMRECQACARNIVSYLSNVKLAIEEERLRRLNNATGDADKEVTSTKKEGKRKRKRNAEREKTNGDKIDSPMQSDGRLQDNSDSVRLTGSSSSSNAASARKSYSSTGTGLCRSLTCVIVWLFVISSLLTVTLTILSWRYEQQTDTFLQSAQTLSGLPLKSYHRQTTDYLQRVIKIATVQIKSIVDAANDFYRTQFESGTSKSAKEL; encoded by the exons ATGCGCGCGGGGCACGACAATCGCAATCTGACGTCGCAGACGCACGAAGGAGTGACCCGCGATCCCGTTTCACGCGAGACTCGACCAAGCATGACCGTCAAACTGAAGCTGAAAGACGTGAAGGACAAGCTGAAGGAGGATACCCTGGACCTCAGCTTATGCGACTTGGAGGAAGTGCCTGTGCGAGAAATC GCATCTCTTAGGAAAGCAACAAATGTCAATTTATCAACCAATCTTCTGGTTTCTCTGCCG GCCACTTTTGTTACCTTAAAACAAATTGTGAAATTGGACCTCAGCAGGAACATGTTGGTCGAACTTCCCGAAAATTTCGGCGAGATGACTCAGTTGAAACATTTGGATTTATACGCCAACAAG ATCAGCAGATTACCTCTGAGTCTAAGCGAATTGAAAAATCTAAGGTGGTTGGATCTGAAGGAAAACCCCTTGACCGAGGCCGTGGCCAGTGTTGCGGGACCATGCAGCAATATGCGCGAGTGTCAGGCGTGCGCTCGTAATATCGTCAGCTATCTGTCCAACGTTAAGCTCGCCATCGAGGAGGAGAGATTACGTAGATTAAATAATGCTACAG GCGACGCGGACAAGGAGGTGACGAGCACGAAGAAGGAGGgcaagaggaagaggaagaggaacgCAGAGAGGGAAAAGACGAACGGAGATAAAATCGATTCTCCGATGCAGAGCGACGGACGTTTGCAGGACAATAGCGATAGCGTGAGATTAACgggatcgtcgtcgtcgtccaaCGCCGCATCCGCGCGTAAATCGTACAGCTCGACAG GCACTGGGCTGTGCCGATCGCTCACGTGCGTGATCGTGTGGCTCTTCGTGATCAGCTCGTTGCTCACCGTCACGCTGACAATACTCTCGTGGCGTTACGAGCAACAGACGGACACGTTTCTGCAAAGTGCACAAACGTTATCGGGCCTGCCGTTGAAGAGTTATCATCGACAGACCACCGATTATTTGCAGCGTGTAATAAAGATCGCGACCGTGCAGATCAAGTCGATTGTCGATGCTGCGAACGATTTCTACAGGACACAATTCGAGAGTGGCACGAGCAAGTCGGCGAAAGAGCTGTAA
- the Nf-yb gene encoding uncharacterized protein Nf-yb, protein MENSGESGDDGPLGPTFLGGSAVATSYIGVQSDDMEDDPENTDDSNHGTGDPLQSPGVSTGGGPLREQDRFLPIANVAKIMKRAIPESGKIAKDARECVQECVSEFISFITSEASDRCHMEKRKTINGEDILFAMTTLGFDNYVEPLKVYLQKYREATKGDNPPNAGAATGNGKVEPQSMYEDQLFAITATAASVTTSDSSVIYSYSTNEQMQFQLS, encoded by the exons ATGGAGAACAGCGGCGAGAGCGGAGACGACGGTCCTCTCGGGCCGACGTTCCTGGGTGGCAGCGCCGTTGCGACGTCCTACATCGGCGTGCAGTCGGACGACATGGAAG acGATCCCGAAAACACAGATGACTCGAATCACGGCACGGGCGATCCATTGCAGAGCCCCGGGGTTTCCACCGGTGGCGGGCCGCTGCGCGAGCAGGATCGCTTCCTGCCGATAGCGAACGTCGCCAAGATCATGAAGAGGGCCATCCCGGAGTCTGGAAAGATAGCCAAGGACGCGCGCGAGTGTGTTCAAGAGTGCGTGTCCGAGTTCATCTCATTTATCACGTCGGAAGCGAGCGACAGGTGTCACATGGAGAAGCGTAAAACTATCAATGGTGAGGACATTCTGTTCGCCATGACCACGCTCGGCTTCGACAATTACGTCGAGCCGCTGAAAGTGTACCTGCAGAAGTATCGCGAGGCGACGAAGGGCGACAACCCGCCCAACGCCGGAGCGGCCACTGGCAATGGAAAGGTGGAGCCGCAGAGCATGTACGAGGATCAGTTGTTCGCTATTACCGCGACGGCGGCCAGCGTGACCACTTCCGACTCCTCTGTCATCTACAGTTACTCGACGAACGAGCAGATGCAGTTTCAGCTTTCCTGA
- the Nulp1 gene encoding ribosome quality control complex subunit TCF25 isoform X2, whose protein sequence is MSTRYMKKVYGSDGWTTLEKDNDDASDAEVPVTSNAKSKSFNVFDVLNQNSDRDEDTDDRQENEDEDLVVNNADYNDTKRRKRKKKHKKLENERVKSHQQEHDAECNENIDEIERSVREVNKLLGEPLPGCSNEVLEAQWVNGVSKENILTVQRKHLNPYNELKRIFGSKTIEATQRRSNNKGRGNLKKTWLICPQDNTWVPTRKSGLSMSLDNSMQTTENVQYFVYEHSASYKEIQHKFLQAVESLNPENIINIVNAHSYHIDSLLQVSEMCKINDDLAYAAEFIKRALYCLECAFHPFFNITTAQCRLDYRKQQNRALFITLFKHLGFVGGRACYRTSLEFCKLLLSLDPEGDPLAVVLSIDFYALKAKEYEWFIKFCNLWEDSRNLTQLPNIAYSLALAHFRLGNKTDADTLLQNALIMFPRVLMLLLEKCSIQTDSKVMCHEFFNSKAQASTSPALEKLQKLYVVRSFHLWKEADILPWLEENVHAVLGRIESKDDYIKYCQVKRSKRYRGKLPRNILRHIILSDLQEVVVNGQEIQGEDPMLSHDPLPPLDSIDIYKRPTPNDRPAESSSNFFSLFFSSLFTDINGATAALNDLNLFEENDDHA, encoded by the exons atGTCTACgcgatatatgaaaaaagtttACGGCAGCGACGGCTGGACGACTCTCGAGAAGGATAACGACGATGCGAGTGACGCGGAAGTCCCGGTGACCAGCAACGCCAAATCCAAGTCTTTCAATGTATTCGACGTG TTGAATCAGAACTCCGATAGGGATGAGGATACCGATGACAGGCAGGAGAACGAGGACGAGGACCTGGTTGTAAACAACGCAGATTATAACGATACGAAGCgtagaaagaggaagaaaaagcaTAAGAAGTTGGAGAACGAGAGAGTCAAGAGCCACCAGCAAGAGCACGACGCGGAGTGTAATGAAAACATAGACGAGATTGAACGAAGCGTAAGGGAGGTGAACAAATTGCTCGGCGAGCCGCTGCCGGGTTGCAGTAATGAAGTTTTGGAAGCGCAATGGGTCAATGGAGTATCCAAGGAAAACATATTGACCGTACAACGCAAACACTTGAATCCATATAACGAATTGAAGAGGATCTTTGGTAGTAAAACTATAGAGGCTACACAAAG GAGAAGCAACAATAAAGGCCGTGGAAATTTAAAGAAGACATGGTTGATTTGCCCGCAAGATAATACCTGGGTACCGACTAGAAAATCTGGATTATCCATGTCTTTAGATAACTCTATGCAGACTACGGAGAATGTACAGTACTTTGTATATGAACATAGCGCCTCGTACAAAGAGATACAGCATAAATTCTTGCAAGCTGTTGAAAGTCTGAATCCAGAGAACATAATT AATATAGTAAATGCCCATTCTTACCATATAGACTCCCTCCTGCAGGTATCtgaaatgtgtaaaataaacgACGACTTAGCCTATGCAGCAGAATTTATCAAACGGGCTCTGTACTGCTTAGAATGTGCGTTTCATCCATTCTTCAATATAACAACCGCGCAGTGTAGGTTGGACTACAGAAAGCAACAGAATCGTGCACTTTTTATAACGCTTTTTAAACATCTTGGGTTTGTCGGTGGACGTGCTTGTTATAG aacAAGCTtggaattttgtaaattacttCTGTCATTGGATCCTGAGGGTGATCCACTAGCAGTGGTCCTGTCCATTGACTTCTACGCCTTAAAAGCCAAAGAATATGAATGGTTCATAAAGTTTTGTAATCTGTGGGAAGACTCCAGAAATTTAACTCAACTACCGAACATAGCATATAGCCTGGCCTTGGCTCACTTTCGTCTAGGAAATAAAACTGATGCCGATACGCTTCTGCAAAACGCTCTTATCATGTTTCCGCGTGTATTGATGCTCTTATTGGAGAAATGTAGCATACAAACAGATTCTAAG GTAATGTGCCACGAATTCTTCAACTCTAAAGCACAAGCTAGCACATCACCGGCTCTAGAGAAGCTGCAAAAATTGTATGTGGTGCGTAGCTTCCATCTCTGGAAGGAAGCAGACATTTTACCGTGGTTGGAGGAAAATGTGCACGCTGTGTTAGGTCGAATTGAGTCTAAAGATGATTATATCAAGTACTGTCAAGTAAAGCGTAGCAAGCGCTATCGGGGAAAGCTGCCAAGGAACATTTTGAGACACATTATATTATCAGACTTGCAAGAAGTTGTAGTTAACGGTCAGGAG ATTCAGGGCGAGGACCCAATGCTGTCACACGATCCATTGCCGCCATTAGACAGcatcgatatttataaaagaccTACGCCAAACGATAGACCAGCCGAAAGCAgttcaaatttcttttctctctttttctcttcactTTTCACGGACATCAATGGCGCAACTGCTGCTTTAAATGATTTGAATCTATT cGAGGAGAACGATGACCACGCATAA